In one Haloplanus salinus genomic region, the following are encoded:
- a CDS encoding DUF63 family protein yields the protein MATVAERLDVEPLRLWTGSVLALLVALIGGSLLFPRTVYDGFVWHFFWGPVQADAKSAVCAIREGGATRYLYETAACSAAPEPVAYPGYTLVSEVGYVVILLVALSGLVFLLRALDLGTDRELFFSLLPFVFFGGALRVVEDVTDAAADPLIGYPLNTLLISPVIYFTVFGVTLAAVVASAALADRNVVGDYTRPLLGSGVAVLVATLFFLLWSAVAPDGPGTFYPQVIVVILVGSTASAVGTWWLIERVAPAVNAGTGRMGFVVVWGHAVDGVANVVGLDWMVALGAGPNLVPKHPVNRGIVEITGATLPADVLAVTGDTWPFLIVKLVAATVVVWLFDEQIFDENPRYAILLMIAILAVGLGPGTRDMLRATFGV from the coding sequence ATGGCCACGGTCGCGGAACGCCTCGACGTCGAACCGCTGCGGCTCTGGACCGGGTCGGTCCTCGCGCTTCTCGTCGCCCTGATCGGCGGATCGCTCCTGTTCCCGCGCACGGTCTACGACGGGTTCGTCTGGCACTTCTTCTGGGGACCGGTGCAGGCCGACGCCAAGAGCGCCGTTTGTGCGATCCGGGAGGGCGGCGCCACCCGCTATCTCTACGAGACCGCGGCGTGTTCGGCCGCGCCGGAACCGGTCGCCTACCCCGGCTACACGCTCGTCTCCGAGGTGGGGTACGTCGTCATCCTGCTCGTTGCCCTCTCCGGACTCGTCTTCCTCCTTCGCGCCCTCGACCTCGGCACCGATCGCGAACTCTTCTTCTCCCTCCTGCCGTTCGTCTTCTTCGGCGGCGCGCTCCGCGTCGTCGAGGACGTGACCGACGCCGCCGCCGATCCGCTGATCGGCTACCCCCTCAACACGCTGCTCATCAGCCCGGTCATCTACTTCACCGTCTTCGGCGTCACCCTCGCCGCCGTCGTCGCGAGCGCCGCGCTGGCCGACCGGAACGTCGTCGGCGACTACACCCGACCGCTCCTCGGCTCGGGGGTGGCCGTCCTCGTGGCGACCCTCTTCTTCCTGCTCTGGAGCGCCGTCGCGCCCGACGGCCCGGGCACTTTCTACCCACAGGTGATCGTCGTCATCCTCGTGGGGTCGACGGCGTCGGCCGTCGGGACGTGGTGGCTGATCGAACGCGTCGCCCCGGCGGTCAACGCCGGCACCGGCCGCATGGGCTTCGTCGTCGTCTGGGGGCACGCCGTCGACGGCGTCGCCAACGTCGTCGGCCTCGACTGGATGGTCGCGCTCGGCGCCGGGCCGAACCTCGTCCCCAAACACCCGGTGAACCGGGGTATCGTCGAGATTACCGGAGCGACACTGCCCGCGGACGTTCTCGCCGTCACCGGCGACACCTGGCCGTTCCTGATCGTGAAACTCGTCGCCGCCACCGTCGTCGTCTGGCTGTTCGACGAGCAGATCTTCGACGAGAACCCGCGGTACGCAATCCTGCTCATGATCGCCATCCTCGCCGTCGGGCTGGGGCCGGGCACACGCGACATGTTGCGGGCGACGTTCGGCGTCTAG
- a CDS encoding YcaO-like family protein produces MQIGIAGSGPAAESVRAALDDVDATATTTTPEGLDSCPLGVVIAPAGAPAFEAADAAATRWLAVEIGGLGGVAIPDLDAAVTVLADGVGYRDLRDRVAAAMVEGSGDPTGGRSAVRLAGAVAGHRLVSLLSGADLAGTVVEVPGVERRMFAVPRSEERDRDLRRRHRDATLDDALARAERAVDDRVGPLTQVGERESFPAPYYLASTADTSVFSDARAAALTAGVDDDWDRAFMKALGEGLERYCAGVYREAEFVDAPPSAGTVDGRRAVRPSAFVRPDGREAGDAPIPWVSGEDLATGDAAALPAEFVHYPPPVERYRPPITTGLGLGSSGVEALLSGLYEVIERDATMLAWYSTYEPLGLSVADGGFAALVDRARAERLSVTPLLVTADVDVPVVAVAVHRDGEWPRFAVGSGANLDAAAAARSALAEALQNWMELRAMGPEDARAEEGAIGHYADFPAAAEAFVDADGEVPASAVGPDPVPTGAAELDAVVSRAVDADLDAYAARLTTPDVAALGFEAVRVLSPTAQPLFVDDPFFGDRAENVPPEMGYEPRIDRDFHPYP; encoded by the coding sequence ATGCAGATCGGTATCGCGGGGAGCGGGCCGGCGGCCGAATCGGTTCGGGCCGCGCTCGACGACGTGGACGCGACGGCGACGACGACGACCCCGGAGGGCCTCGACTCGTGCCCGCTCGGCGTCGTGATCGCCCCGGCGGGCGCGCCGGCCTTCGAGGCAGCCGACGCGGCCGCGACCCGCTGGCTCGCCGTCGAAATCGGGGGTCTCGGCGGCGTCGCCATCCCCGACCTCGACGCGGCGGTGACGGTGCTTGCCGACGGCGTCGGATATCGCGACCTCCGGGACCGCGTCGCCGCCGCGATGGTCGAGGGGAGCGGCGACCCGACGGGCGGTCGGAGCGCGGTCCGTCTCGCAGGCGCCGTCGCGGGCCACCGCCTCGTCTCCCTGCTCTCCGGCGCGGACCTCGCCGGGACCGTCGTCGAGGTGCCCGGCGTCGAGCGGCGGATGTTCGCGGTGCCGCGCTCCGAGGAACGCGACCGTGACCTCCGTCGCCGACACCGCGACGCCACGCTCGACGACGCCCTCGCTCGCGCCGAACGGGCCGTCGACGACCGGGTCGGCCCCCTGACGCAGGTGGGGGAGCGCGAATCGTTCCCGGCGCCGTACTACCTGGCGTCGACCGCCGACACGAGCGTCTTCAGCGACGCCCGGGCCGCCGCCCTCACGGCCGGCGTCGACGACGACTGGGATCGCGCGTTTATGAAGGCGCTCGGCGAGGGACTGGAACGCTACTGCGCCGGCGTCTACCGCGAAGCCGAGTTCGTGGACGCCCCGCCGTCGGCCGGGACGGTCGACGGGCGGCGGGCGGTTCGACCGTCGGCGTTCGTCCGCCCGGACGGCCGGGAGGCGGGTGACGCTCCGATTCCGTGGGTATCCGGCGAGGACCTGGCGACGGGCGACGCCGCGGCCCTCCCCGCGGAGTTCGTCCACTATCCGCCGCCGGTAGAGCGCTACCGGCCGCCGATTACGACGGGGCTAGGGCTCGGCAGTTCGGGCGTCGAGGCCCTGTTGTCCGGCCTGTACGAGGTGATCGAACGCGACGCGACGATGCTCGCCTGGTACTCGACGTACGAACCGCTCGGGCTGTCGGTCGCGGACGGGGGCTTCGCCGCGCTCGTCGACCGCGCCCGCGCCGAACGGCTGTCGGTGACGCCGCTGCTCGTCACCGCGGACGTGGACGTCCCGGTCGTCGCCGTCGCGGTCCACCGCGACGGCGAGTGGCCCCGCTTCGCGGTGGGGTCGGGCGCGAACCTCGACGCCGCGGCCGCGGCCCGGTCGGCGCTCGCGGAGGCGCTCCAGAACTGGATGGAACTGCGGGCGATGGGACCGGAGGACGCGAGGGCGGAGGAGGGCGCCATCGGCCACTACGCCGACTTCCCGGCCGCGGCCGAGGCGTTCGTCGACGCCGACGGCGAGGTGCCGGCGTCGGCCGTCGGTCCCGATCCGGTTCCGACGGGGGCGGCCGAACTCGACGCGGTCGTCTCGCGGGCGGTCGACGCCGACCTCGACGCCTACGCCGCCCGCCTCACGACGCCGGACGTAGCCGCGTTGGGGTTCGAGGCGGTTCGCGTCCTCTCCCCGACCGCACAGCCGCTGTTCGTCGACGATCCGTTCTTCGGCGACCGTGCCGAGAACGTGCCCCCCGAGATGGGATACGAGCCCCGCATCGACCGGGACTTCCACCCCTATCCCTAG
- the tbsP gene encoding transcriptional regulator TbsP: MVDEENLHGGSFEEVLATVFESTDALLLVDPAGRTVEAVTTVTSAVAEPPAVRILTDDRVLKEVMDDFVVASTAADHVESGTLTIRTGTTAANTLLLTEESVWALVGVDDHVAALGSDRDGFVAAARDTYEGQWERAEPFKLRTPPLSRVRETLGEDIGQDTRADFDATLDALESTREATGEFDEVTLTLLVAAHNDVLLYDISKWGEDVGIASKATFSRTKTTLEEEGLIRTEKVPIDVGRPRLRLKLDEDQFEGATPAELAAVTLDRA, from the coding sequence ATGGTCGACGAGGAGAACCTGCACGGGGGGAGCTTCGAGGAGGTACTGGCGACGGTGTTCGAGTCGACCGACGCGCTGTTGCTGGTCGACCCGGCGGGACGGACGGTCGAGGCAGTCACGACGGTCACGTCGGCGGTAGCGGAGCCGCCGGCGGTCCGAATCCTGACCGACGATAGGGTGTTGAAGGAGGTGATGGACGACTTCGTCGTGGCGAGCACCGCCGCCGACCACGTCGAATCGGGGACGCTCACCATCCGAACGGGGACGACGGCGGCCAACACGCTCCTACTCACCGAGGAGTCCGTGTGGGCGCTGGTCGGAGTCGACGACCACGTCGCCGCGCTCGGCTCCGACAGGGACGGCTTCGTCGCCGCCGCCCGCGACACCTACGAGGGCCAGTGGGAGCGGGCGGAGCCGTTCAAACTCCGAACGCCGCCGCTGTCGCGGGTTCGCGAGACGCTCGGCGAGGACATCGGGCAGGACACCCGCGCCGACTTCGACGCCACGCTCGACGCCCTGGAGTCCACCCGCGAAGCGACCGGCGAGTTCGACGAGGTGACGCTCACGCTCCTCGTCGCCGCCCACAACGACGTCCTCCTGTACGACATCAGCAAGTGGGGGGAGGACGTGGGCATCGCGAGTAAGGCCACGTTCTCGCGGACCAAGACCACGCTGGAGGAAGAAGGCCTCATCCGGACCGAGAAGGTACCCATCGACGTGGGGCGGCCCCGACTGCGGCTGAAACTCGACGAGGACCAGTTCGAGGGGGCGACGCCCGCCGAACTCGCCGCGGTGACGCTCGACCGGGCCTGA
- a CDS encoding serine hydroxymethyltransferase — protein MDYSHVRATDPAVADAISSETDRQRTTLSMIASENHASEAVIEAQGSSLTNKYAEGYPGERYYAGCAYADAVEELAIERAKELWGAEHVNVQPHSGSQANMAVYLATLDPGDRILSLELEHGGHLSHGHPANFAGQLFDVEHYRVDPETGYLDYESLADIADSFDPDAVVSGFSAYPRQVDWERIDAVADAVGAIHVADIAHITGLVAAGVHPSPVGVADFVTGSTHKTVRAGRGGIIMCGAEHADAIDNAVFPGVQGGPLMHNVAGKAVGFGEALDPAFTEYAEQVVANARALGDQLAEHGLSLVSGGTDTHLVLVDLRESHPTLSGGDAEEALDETGIVLNGNTVPGETRSPFDPSGIRAGTAALTTRGFEEDAIREVGDLIARVLDAPEDDAVLDDVSERVDELCAAHPLYE, from the coding sequence ATGGACTACAGCCACGTCCGCGCGACCGACCCCGCGGTCGCGGACGCGATCTCCAGCGAGACCGACCGCCAGCGAACCACGCTCTCGATGATCGCCTCGGAGAACCACGCGAGCGAGGCCGTAATCGAGGCCCAAGGGAGTAGCCTCACCAACAAGTACGCCGAGGGGTACCCCGGCGAGCGCTACTACGCCGGCTGTGCGTACGCCGACGCCGTCGAGGAGTTGGCGATCGAGCGCGCCAAGGAACTCTGGGGCGCCGAACACGTCAACGTCCAGCCCCACAGCGGGTCGCAGGCGAACATGGCGGTGTATCTCGCGACCCTCGACCCCGGCGACCGCATCCTCTCGCTCGAACTCGAACACGGTGGCCACCTGAGTCACGGGCACCCCGCGAACTTCGCCGGCCAGCTATTCGACGTGGAACATTACCGCGTCGACCCGGAGACGGGCTATCTCGACTACGAGTCGCTCGCCGACATCGCGGACTCGTTCGATCCCGACGCCGTCGTCTCCGGCTTCTCGGCCTACCCACGGCAGGTCGACTGGGAACGCATCGACGCCGTCGCCGACGCCGTCGGCGCCATCCACGTCGCGGACATCGCCCACATCACCGGCCTCGTCGCGGCGGGTGTCCACCCATCGCCCGTCGGCGTCGCGGACTTCGTTACGGGGAGTACGCACAAGACCGTCCGCGCCGGTCGCGGCGGGATCATCATGTGCGGCGCGGAGCACGCCGACGCCATCGACAACGCCGTCTTCCCGGGCGTACAGGGCGGCCCGCTGATGCACAACGTCGCGGGCAAGGCGGTCGGGTTCGGCGAGGCGCTCGACCCCGCGTTCACCGAGTACGCCGAGCAGGTGGTCGCTAACGCCCGCGCGCTGGGCGACCAGCTCGCGGAGCACGGCCTCTCGCTCGTCTCCGGCGGCACCGACACCCACCTCGTCCTCGTCGACCTGCGCGAGTCGCACCCGACCCTCTCCGGCGGCGACGCGGAGGAGGCCCTCGACGAGACCGGTATCGTCCTCAACGGCAACACGGTGCCGGGGGAAACCCGCTCGCCGTTCGACCCCAGCGGCATCCGCGCCGGCACTGCCGCCCTCACCACCCGGGGGTTCGAGGAGGACGCCATCCGCGAGGTGGGCGACCTGATCGCACGCGTCCTCGACGCCCCCGAGGACGACGCCGTCCTCGACGACGTGAGCGAGCGGGTGGACGAGCTGTGTGCGGCCCACCCGCTGTACGAGTAG
- a CDS encoding tubulin/FtsZ family protein — MKLATIGVGNAGSKLVDRMVEFESETNRNLCRHVHAINTARTDLAKPEYIPEEQRVLVGDTNQKSKGHGVGGDVEIGAEVMSADIDELRRAFDDIEIHNVDAILVAAGLGGGTGSGGGPVVIDALQEMYDEPVYALGVLPGEYEGGRPALNAARSLQSFVNKTDNFIGFDNDAWRARDQTIEEGYEEMNRELAARIVTLLAAGETDDSEVAENAMDSSDIIRTLNTDGVSSIGYAATAVDAQPEGLLNRWGGSGTDEDPLDDASQATKIKALVRRATNSRLTLPCEVSSAERVLVVLSGPPGEFSRKGIESARQWLEQEAQTVEVLVGDDPRERSSQLAAAVLLSNVSDAPRIDAIQNQAVDAQEQIAQQRAEREDKINDLITDENDDLDPVV; from the coding sequence ATGAAACTCGCTACAATCGGTGTCGGCAACGCTGGAAGCAAGCTCGTAGACCGAATGGTCGAGTTCGAATCCGAGACCAATCGGAACCTCTGTCGACACGTCCACGCGATCAACACCGCGCGGACGGACCTCGCCAAGCCCGAGTACATCCCCGAGGAGCAACGGGTGCTGGTCGGTGACACGAACCAGAAGTCGAAAGGTCACGGCGTCGGCGGCGACGTGGAGATCGGCGCCGAAGTCATGTCCGCCGATATCGACGAGCTCCGCCGAGCGTTCGACGACATCGAGATCCACAACGTCGACGCGATCCTCGTCGCGGCCGGCCTCGGCGGCGGTACCGGGAGCGGTGGTGGCCCCGTCGTCATCGACGCCCTCCAAGAGATGTACGACGAGCCGGTGTACGCCCTCGGCGTCCTCCCCGGCGAGTACGAAGGCGGTCGTCCGGCGCTGAACGCCGCCCGCTCCCTCCAGTCGTTCGTCAACAAGACGGACAACTTCATCGGCTTCGACAACGACGCTTGGCGCGCCCGCGACCAGACGATCGAGGAAGGTTACGAGGAGATGAACCGCGAACTGGCCGCTCGAATCGTGACGCTGCTGGCGGCCGGCGAGACCGACGACTCGGAGGTCGCGGAGAACGCGATGGACTCCAGTGACATCATCCGGACGCTCAACACGGACGGGGTCTCCTCGATCGGCTACGCGGCCACCGCGGTCGACGCACAGCCGGAGGGGCTCCTCAACAGGTGGGGCGGCAGCGGCACGGACGAGGACCCCCTCGACGACGCCAGCCAGGCGACGAAGATCAAGGCGCTCGTCCGTCGGGCGACCAACTCCCGACTGACGCTACCGTGTGAGGTGTCGAGCGCCGAGCGGGTGCTCGTCGTCCTCTCCGGGCCGCCGGGCGAGTTCTCCCGGAAGGGTATCGAGAGCGCCCGCCAGTGGCTCGAACAGGAGGCCCAGACCGTCGAGGTGCTCGTCGGTGACGACCCGCGCGAACGGTCGTCGCAACTCGCCGCCGCGGTGCTCCTCTCGAACGTCTCGGACGCGCCGCGGATCGATGCGATCCAGAACCAGGCCGTCGACGCCCAGGAACAGATCGCGCAACAGCGGGCCGAGCGCGAGGACAAGATCAACGACCTGATCACGGACGAAAACGACGACCTCGACCCCGTCGTCTGA
- a CDS encoding tubulin/FtsZ family protein: protein MKLALVGVGGAGSRLVDAIRGIETAGDRQLCYGHLLTVDISRTVDDDFDHVPPEKHVTIGDTHREVDAGVDGDQDLAVEIIRTDFPEIHRTLDSIPMRKLDGVLVAAGLGGGTGSGAGAVLVERLQDMYDKPVYVLGVLPGESEGGSPALNAARSLRSLVPTADSVVLFDNDRWAGGDDEDDGYAQANRELASRIVTLFAREDTDPEAIGANTMDSSDLIRTLSPGGVASIGYAETDLDDGGGVLSWLRSLLPGGGDDSDEPTDAVKIQSLVRQALNARLTLPCEVSSAERALVVLSGPPEELSRRGFESARQWLEEEAETVEVLAGDDPQAGASTVSAAVLLSNVTEVPRIDALQRHAVEYVGEGDGDDGTTDPVQATDESD from the coding sequence ATGAAGCTCGCGCTCGTCGGCGTCGGTGGTGCCGGCAGTCGCCTCGTCGACGCGATCCGCGGCATCGAGACGGCGGGCGATCGACAGCTTTGCTACGGGCATCTGCTGACGGTCGATATCTCCCGGACGGTCGACGACGACTTCGACCACGTCCCGCCGGAGAAACACGTGACCATCGGCGACACGCACCGCGAGGTCGACGCCGGTGTCGACGGCGACCAGGACCTCGCCGTCGAGATCATCCGCACCGACTTCCCCGAGATCCACCGCACGCTCGACTCGATACCCATGCGCAAGCTCGACGGCGTGTTGGTCGCCGCGGGGTTGGGTGGCGGCACCGGCAGCGGCGCCGGGGCCGTCCTCGTCGAGCGACTGCAGGACATGTACGACAAGCCGGTGTACGTCCTCGGCGTCCTCCCCGGCGAATCCGAGGGTGGCAGCCCGGCGCTGAACGCCGCGCGGTCGCTCCGGTCGCTCGTCCCGACGGCCGACAGCGTCGTGTTGTTCGACAACGACCGGTGGGCCGGTGGCGACGACGAGGACGACGGGTACGCGCAGGCGAACCGCGAACTGGCGTCCCGCATCGTGACGCTGTTCGCCAGGGAGGACACCGACCCCGAAGCCATCGGCGCGAATACGATGGATTCGAGCGACCTCATCCGCACGCTCTCGCCGGGCGGCGTCGCCTCCATCGGCTACGCCGAGACCGACCTCGACGACGGCGGCGGCGTCCTGTCGTGGCTCCGCTCGCTGCTTCCTGGCGGCGGCGACGACTCGGACGAACCGACCGACGCGGTGAAGATTCAGAGTCTCGTTCGACAGGCGCTCAACGCCCGGCTGACGCTGCCGTGTGAGGTGTCGAGCGCCGAGCGAGCGCTCGTCGTCCTCTCCGGGCCGCCGGAGGAACTCTCCCGGCGCGGCTTCGAGAGCGCCCGCCAGTGGCTCGAAGAGGAGGCGGAGACGGTCGAGGTGCTCGCCGGCGACGACCCCCAGGCGGGAGCGTCGACCGTCTCGGCGGCCGTGCTGCTTTCGAACGTCACCGAGGTCCCTCGGATCGACGCGCTACAGCGGCACGCCGTCGAGTACGTGGGCGAAGGTGACGGCGACGACGGGACTACCGATCCCGTGCAGGCGACCGACGAGTCGGACTGA
- a CDS encoding universal stress protein, producing the protein MYENILLATDGSIASKNATSHAIGLADLHDATLHVLFVVDSDVYSAYSGDEYVDEREGPEHGLEEVGEEALAAVRERAADRGVEVFEELRHGRPHEEIVEYAGQEGVDLVVLGTRRHPEEYRSLLGSVTDRVVRLADEPVTVVKTDVE; encoded by the coding sequence ATGTACGAGAACATCCTGCTCGCCACGGACGGCAGTATCGCGTCGAAGAACGCGACGAGTCACGCCATCGGCCTGGCCGACCTCCACGACGCCACGCTCCACGTCCTGTTCGTCGTCGACAGCGACGTCTACTCCGCGTACAGCGGCGACGAGTACGTCGACGAGCGCGAGGGGCCGGAACACGGCCTAGAGGAGGTCGGCGAGGAGGCACTCGCGGCGGTTCGGGAGCGCGCCGCCGACCGGGGCGTCGAGGTGTTCGAGGAACTCAGACACGGGCGCCCCCACGAGGAGATCGTCGAGTACGCCGGTCAAGAGGGCGTCGATCTGGTCGTCCTCGGCACCCGACGCCACCCCGAGGAGTACCGAAGTCTCTTGGGGAGCGTCACGGACCGCGTGGTCCGACTGGCCGACGAGCCGGTGACGGTCGTGAAGACGGACGTCGAGTGA
- a CDS encoding tetrahydrofolate dehydrogenase/cyclohydrolase catalytic domain-containing protein, which yields MTDIIDGNAVAAEVRDGLSDAMDTLDDAGVTPTLATVLMSDDPASQTYVSMKQQDCEEVGIEARDVEIEPDAPAEELFDTVADLNADPEVNGILVQMPVPDHIADRDVIRAIDPAKDVDGFHPENVGRLVAGDPVYKPCTPHGVLKLLDAADVETEGADVAVVGRSNIVGKPLANLLIQKADYGNATVTVCHSRTDDLAEKTRRADVVIAAVGVPELVDGSMISDGSVVIDVGVNRVERDGESTLVGDVDFESAKANASAITPVPGGVGPMTRAMLLYNTVKAASRQADVPVALD from the coding sequence ATGACCGACATCATCGACGGCAACGCCGTCGCCGCAGAGGTACGCGACGGCCTGTCCGACGCGATGGACACGTTAGACGACGCGGGCGTCACGCCCACGCTCGCCACCGTCCTCATGAGCGACGACCCGGCGAGCCAGACGTACGTCTCGATGAAACAGCAGGACTGCGAGGAGGTCGGCATCGAGGCCCGCGACGTGGAGATCGAGCCCGACGCCCCCGCCGAGGAGCTGTTCGACACGGTGGCCGACCTGAACGCCGACCCCGAGGTGAACGGCATCCTCGTTCAGATGCCCGTCCCCGACCACATCGCGGATCGCGACGTGATCCGCGCCATCGACCCCGCCAAGGACGTGGACGGCTTCCACCCCGAGAACGTCGGCCGCCTCGTCGCCGGCGACCCCGTCTACAAGCCGTGTACGCCCCACGGCGTCCTCAAACTCCTCGACGCCGCCGACGTGGAGACGGAGGGGGCCGACGTGGCCGTCGTCGGCCGCTCGAACATCGTCGGCAAACCCCTCGCGAACCTGCTGATCCAGAAGGCCGACTACGGCAACGCGACGGTGACGGTCTGTCACTCCCGCACCGACGACCTCGCGGAAAAGACCCGCCGGGCCGACGTGGTGATCGCCGCCGTGGGCGTCCCGGAACTCGTCGACGGGTCGATGATTTCGGATGGCTCCGTCGTGATCGACGTGGGGGTCAATCGCGTCGAACGCGACGGCGAGTCCACCCTCGTCGGCGACGTCGACTTCGAGAGCGCGAAGGCGAACGCGAGCGCCATCACGCCAGTCCCCGGCGGCGTCGGCCCGATGACGCGGGCGATGCTCCTCTACAACACGGTGAAGGCGGCGAGCCGGCAGGCGGACGTGCCGGTGGCTCTCGACTAG
- a CDS encoding DUF7117 family protein — MKVRGQRECQACGHRWSYYETGSVACPACESLRSVGVDDRHLHTDTPATLDLSPYRTAWADDELAGRVDDCKADLREYVRKRGFVDGGVLQPLDDAVLAAHELLQVMDLYGRARDPTDGEERYLLALLRGADDGERPPPEDVPPAWAEARGLAYANAVADYRRDVVEWLDDHPDREARRTLGTIHERVKRIQALQGDVSPTEAGSLVRATREVGEYLMEGAESSLASARERLR; from the coding sequence ATGAAGGTTCGCGGCCAGCGGGAGTGTCAGGCGTGTGGTCACCGGTGGTCGTACTACGAGACGGGGAGCGTGGCGTGCCCGGCCTGCGAGAGCCTTCGGAGCGTCGGCGTCGACGACCGGCACCTCCACACCGACACCCCTGCGACGCTCGATCTGTCCCCCTACCGGACGGCGTGGGCCGACGACGAACTCGCCGGGCGCGTCGACGACTGTAAAGCCGACCTGCGCGAGTACGTCCGCAAGCGCGGCTTCGTCGACGGCGGCGTCCTCCAACCCCTTGACGACGCCGTCCTCGCCGCCCACGAACTGTTGCAGGTGATGGATCTGTACGGGCGGGCGCGGGACCCGACCGACGGCGAGGAACGCTACCTGCTCGCCCTGCTCCGTGGCGCCGACGACGGCGAGCGACCGCCGCCGGAGGACGTACCGCCCGCGTGGGCGGAGGCCCGTGGCCTCGCGTACGCGAACGCCGTCGCCGACTACCGGCGGGATGTCGTCGAGTGGCTGGACGACCATCCCGACCGCGAGGCGCGGCGGACGCTCGGGACGATCCACGAACGCGTCAAGCGAATCCAGGCGCTCCAAGGCGACGTGTCGCCGACCGAAGCGGGGTCGCTGGTGCGGGCGACCCGCGAGGTGGGGGAGTATCTGATGGAGGGGGCGGAGTCGTCGCTGGCGAGCGCGCGTGAGCGGTTGCGGTGA